TCGAAAAAAGCCTGCCAACAACCAGCCAAAGCAAAAAGCAATACCCACACTTGTCCAAGATACCCGATCCGCGATTTCTCGCCAATGATCAGTCCGAGGTAATAGTACCAAGGCTTCTCGTGGCCTTCCTCCGTTTTATAGGTAAAGAAAGTCAGGATGGAATCAAGCACGCCCTGGAAATGAGTAAAAAATGCCGAATAAAATAAAATAGAAACGACTACCGCGGAAACAAAGAACACCCCTACCCTGGAAACGCCTTCTTTCGAGATCACCCATTTCAAATGTAAACGCCAGTCACGCCCAAACGAAACGAGAAGGCCAATGACCGCAGCGAGGAGAACGAGCACCACCGTTTCACGAACAGCATGCAACAGCCCGGCGAACATTCCGGCCCATACCGCACTTTTCCAACTTTTTTCCTCCCAGAATCTCCATAGCAGAATCAAGAAAGTAAGCGAAAACAGCAGAAAGACGGATTCATGAATAAAATACCGACTGTAGTAGATCAAGGGAGGTGATACGGCCGCCAAAACCAGGGCGATAAAACTGGCGTCAGGTCCGAGGTAATTCCGGTAAAGGAAAATAGAAAGCACGGCTAAACTTCCAGCTAAAGCGGTTAACCAACGAAGGCTTGCTTCAGAGAGACTGACATCGAAGAAAATGTTGCCAGCCCAAACAACCGGGATAGCCAGATAACGCAACAAAGGACCATGGTAGTGAGCTGGATCGAATGCGACCGATTCACCGGCCAGCATTTGATGGATCTTAAGTCCATTTACCGCCTCATCCGTGTGCATAGGCTTTTGCCCAAGGTCAACAAAACGCAGGTAAAAGCCAGCCCAAACAAGGAGACCTAAGATTACCAGCATAACGATTCGCTTCATTGAACGAAAACTAAGCAGCGGTCCGGCTTTTCTTTCAATCATGTAAATTCACCTTCATAGGTTCCATTTTACAACCAACAGAGGTAATATATTGGTCCAACACCCAGTTTTTACCATAAGGGCACTAAGGGAAACGAGTATCAGCTTTTCGCGCACACAGGGAAATTAATAAATAACCCCAAAATCTATACCAGGAATAACTTATGAGATTGACAAGCCCTGAAGTTTTCCCTTCATAGAGCAACACCCTGAATCTCCAATCAGTTCGTAACTATCCCTGTCTTAATATACAAAAATAGATCAGAAATCCAAAAAGGTGATCAGGTACTCCGCCTTCGGCAACGTCCGCAAGGAATCAATCAAAATAAATAACCAAAAAAAACCAACATTCAACTATGAGTAATGGATATGACACTGGCATAGCGCCAAATGCGAAAAGGCTATTATGGGCCGGATTTCTCGCGATCTTAGCAGCCGGAATTGGCTTTGGTGTCCGTGGCGGCATCCTGGCAAATTGGGCGGCCGATTTCGGCTTCACTGGTTCCCAACTTGGTGCCATTGGCGGCGCTGGCTTCACTGGTTTCTGTTTCGGAATTATCATTGGTGGCGTCGTCGTTGATAAAATCGGATATGGTAAACTCGTTTTAGCCGCGTTTATATTCCACGTCGCTTCGGCGCTGGTTACCTTCGGCGCAACGGCAGGACAAGATCAGATGCTCGCCTACAAATTCCTTTATTGGGGCACCTTTATCTTTGCACTGGCAAACGGAACACTCGAAGCGGTTGCCAATCCGTTGGTTTCTACTCTGTTCCCCAAAAACCGCACGCACTACCTCAACATCCTTCACGCCTCCTGGCCTGCTGGTTTGGTTATTGGTGGACTTATCGGTTGGACGATGGGCGGAGAAGGTGGCTTTAGCTGGAAGATCCAACTCGGTCTTTTCCTCATCCCAACCGTTCTTTACGGTGTAGCATTCATGGGCCAAAAGTTTCCACAATCTGCAGCAGCAGCCAAGGGACTCAAATTGGGCGAAATGTTCAAAGAAGTGGGTATCCTCGGTTCAGCCGTTGCGGTTTACTTACTGGTTCTATTTTGCGAAGGAGCACTCGGTTTACCGACTGCGGTCTCGTGGATCATCGGGGGCATCCTATTGGTAGCCGTTGGTGTGATCACCCAATTCTCCATTGGTTCGATACTCCTGTTTGTTCTCTTCATCACTCACGCACTGGTAGGTGCAGTTGAATTAGGAACGGATGGATGGATTCAGAATATCACGGGAAACATTCTGACTCCTGCTCAAGGAAAAATCCTTTTCGTATTCACATCCCTGCTTATGTTCGCCCTGCGATTCTCAGCACACTTCATTGAGAAGACGCTGAAAATTTCGCCCATTGGAATCCTCCTCATCTGCTCTGTTTTGGCGGTAGTAGGACTTCAGATGGTAAGCGGCATTACAACCTTTATCGGAGCGATGGTAGCGCTGGCTGTTTACGCGGTTGGCAAAACTTTCTTCTGGCCAACCATGCTTGCGGTCGTGGGCGACCGGTTCCCGAGCACGGGCGCCATCGCCATGTCGATTATGGGCGGTATCGGGATGATGTCCGCTGGTATGCTTGGGGGACCGGGATTGGGTTACGCCAAAGACCGTTATACGGCCGAGCATCTGGAACAAA
The sequence above is a segment of the Verrucomicrobiota bacterium genome. Coding sequences within it:
- a CDS encoding TIGR03663 family protein yields the protein MKRIVMLVILGLLVWAGFYLRFVDLGQKPMHTDEAVNGLKIHQMLAGESVAFDPAHYHGPLLRYLAIPVVWAGNIFFDVSLSEASLRWLTALAGSLAVLSIFLYRNYLGPDASFIALVLAAVSPPLIYYSRYFIHESVFLLFSLTFLILLWRFWEEKSWKSAVWAGMFAGLLHAVRETVVLVLLAAVIGLLVSFGRDWRLHLKWVISKEGVSRVGVFFVSAVVVSILFYSAFFTHFQGVLDSILTFFTYKTEEGHEKPWYYYLGLIIGEKSRIGYLGQVWVLLFALAGCWQAFFDKIWESQRLPFLRFIAAYTLTSTVLYSLIPYKTPWLMINFLVGWVVLAGVGWVYLWSRYQNNLIRGVLVILLLGSMAHSVRQSWLLSFRFSSDSRNPFVYSHTSADLIKLVDRIEILSKLHLDGNMIRIDVAGTEYWPLPWYLRDYPRIGYWSELPSNSAAPIKILSFSGEEEVPEFDEDKFISELRGLREGVFLLMFIEKGLWERQFPSE
- a CDS encoding MFS transporter produces the protein MSNGYDTGIAPNAKRLLWAGFLAILAAGIGFGVRGGILANWAADFGFTGSQLGAIGGAGFTGFCFGIIIGGVVVDKIGYGKLVLAAFIFHVASALVTFGATAGQDQMLAYKFLYWGTFIFALANGTLEAVANPLVSTLFPKNRTHYLNILHASWPAGLVIGGLIGWTMGGEGGFSWKIQLGLFLIPTVLYGVAFMGQKFPQSAAAAKGLKLGEMFKEVGILGSAVAVYLLVLFCEGALGLPTAVSWIIGGILLVAVGVITQFSIGSILLFVLFITHALVGAVELGTDGWIQNITGNILTPAQGKILFVFTSLLMFALRFSAHFIEKTLKISPIGILLICSVLAVVGLQMVSGITTFIGAMVALAVYAVGKTFFWPTMLAVVGDRFPSTGAIAMSIMGGIGMMSAGMLGGPGLGYAKDRYTAEHLEQNNPAIYQAYKAETSSSFTVFKEVTGLDGTKLSNAQTAENPTPDQILVAEASIVGDQKTLKADAFIPAAMALIYLLLMLYFKSIGGYKPKNIDTERITGGVNAPMEA